In Arachis hypogaea cultivar Tifrunner chromosome 17, arahy.Tifrunner.gnm2.J5K5, whole genome shotgun sequence, a single window of DNA contains:
- the LOC112764397 gene encoding serine/threonine-protein kinase BSK1, translating to MRVWVCVCLKKLLQTHSHQRKHNGVYVICFQLMGCCQSNSSRHNYPHPLTVASSPNGANNNNNNNTVVTGASAAASAALDVPPFSEFSLSDLKSATNGFSSDHIVSESGDKAPNVVYKGRLNNHNRRLIAVKRFSKSAWPDPKQFADEAWSVGKLRHPRLANLIGYCCDGDERLLVAEYMPNDTLAKHLFHWENQTIEWSMRLRVALSITQALDYCSNKGHPLYHDLNAYRVLFDENGDPRISCFGLIKNSRDGKSYSTNLAYTPPEYLRNGRVTPESVIFSFGTVLLDLLSGKHIPPSHALDMIRGKNILRLMDSHLEGNFSTDEATVVFDLASKCLQYEPRERPKINDLVTTLSRLQNKPDVPSYVMLGIAKHEEAPAPPTPQHPLSPMGDACSRMDLTAIHQILLMTHYKDDEGTNELSFQEWTQQMRDMLEARKRGDLAFRDKDFKTSIECYSQFIDVGTMVSPTVYARRSLCYLFCDQPDAALRDAMQAQLVYPDWATAFYMQAVALSKLNMDKDAADMLNEAASLEEKRQRGGK from the exons ATGCGTGTTTGGGTGTGCGTGTGTCTGAAGAAGCTGCTTCAAACACACTCACACCAACGGAAACATAACGGAGTTTACGTTATCTGCTTCCAACTAATGGGTTGTTGCCAATCTAATTCGAGCCGTCATAACTACCCTCATCCGCTTACGGTTGCTTCCTCCCCTAACGGcgccaacaacaataacaacaataacaccGTTGTTACTGGTGCCTCCGCCGCTGCCTCTGCCGCCCTAGACGTCCCTCCTTTCTCTGAGTTCTCCCTCTCCGACCTCAAATCGGCCACCAACGGCTTTAGCTCCGATCACATCGTCTCCGAGAGCGGCGACAAAGCCCCCAATGTGGTCTATAAGGGTCGCCTCAACAATCATAACCGACGTTTGATTGCCGTCAAGAGATTCTCCAAATCGGCATGGCCCGACCCCAAGCAGTTCGCT GATGAGGCTTGGAGTGTTGGGAAATTGAGGCACCCTAGGCTTGCGAATTTGATTGGGTATTGCTGTGATGGGGATGAGAGGCTTCTCGTTGCAGAATACATGCCCAACGACACTCTCGCCAAACATCTTTTTCATT GGGAAAATCAGACAATTGAGTGGAGCATGCGATTAAGAGTTGCCCTGTCCATCACACAAGCATTGGATTATTGCAGTAATAAAGGTCACCCATTGTACCATGACCTGAATGCCTACAGAGTGCTATTTGATGAG AATGGTGATCCGAGGATTTCATGTTTTGGGCTGATTAAGAACAGTAGGGACGGCAAAAGTTATAGCACGAATCTTGCTTATACCCCTCCAGAGTACCTGAGAAACG GGAGGGTGACTCCAGAAAGTGTAATCTTCAGTTTTGGAACTGTGTTATTGGATCTACTAAGCGGCAAGCATATCCCTCCAAGTCAT GCTCTTGACATGATAAGGGGTAAAAATATTCTACGTCTAATGGATTCACACTTGGAGGGAAACTTTTCCACCGATGAGGCAACTGTGGTTTTCGACCTTGCCTCTAAGTGCTTGCAATATGAACCTCGAGAACGGCCCAAGATCAATGACCTTGTTACGACTCTGTCCAGACTGCAGAATAAACCCGAT GTTCCATCATATGTCATGCTTGGCATTGCAAAGCACGAGGAAGCACCAGCACCGCCAACTCCCCAGCATCCTCTATCTCCAATGGGTGATGCTTGTTCTCGCATGGACCTTACAGCTATTCATCAGATATTGTTGATGACACACTATAAAGATGATGAAGGAACTAACGAG TTATCTTTCCAAGAATGGACTCAGCAAATGAGGGATATGTTGGAGGCAAGAAAGCGGGGCGACCTGGCATTCCGTGATAAGGATTTCAAAACTTCAATTGAGTGTTACTCCCAG TTCATTGATGTGGGAACCATGGTTTCCCCAACCGTTTATGCGCGGAGAAGTCTTTGCTACCTGTTTTGCGATCAACCGGATGCTGCGCTGCGAGATGCAATGCAAGCTCAGTTGGTCTATCCGGACTGGGCGACGGCATTTTACATGCAGGCTGTTGCACTGTCCAAATTAAACATGGATAAGGATGCAGCTGACATGCTGAACGAGGCCGCTTCCTTAGAAGAGAAACGGCAAAGAGGAGGGAAATGA
- the LOC140180992 gene encoding uncharacterized protein — protein MMVVREQTPSEALAIVPIQVFVPASQTTTKTDFEPTHMLQIEGTTETTSETPKQLQETTPTLPPTPTKIHPDAEDAAALLMMARTASYVPKIDPGVPSFSLGLTDSSQEGASTQETERAKSPESANLIEQLDDLVQKIASSAAKGKNKSSQIQRETGGESSTKFQTPGGLYQITDDMKQKCYIWGTRLKEDADGNTNEYEEMCTLIGQGEYILMRMHLVSLQAKSDIESQIILE, from the exons atgatggttgtgagggaacagacaccgtcggaagcgcttgcaat agtcccgattcaggtttttgtgccggcatcccaaacaaccactaagacagattttgaaccaacacatatgctacagattgaagggactacagaaac CACTTCTGAAacccccaaacaacttcaagagaccacacccacgcttcccccaactccaactaaaat tcatccagacgcagaagacgctgctgccctgttgatgatggcacggacagcatcctatgttcctaaaatagatccaggggtgccatcattcagccttggattgactgattcaagccaggagggggcgtcaacgcaggagacagaaagggcAAAATCTCCTGAATCTGCAAATTTGATAGAACAATTAGACGATTTGGTCCAAAAAATAGCAAGCAGTGCGGCGAAGGGGAAGAACAAAAGTTCACAAATTCAaagggagactgggggagaaagttctaCAAAGTTTCAAACTCCTGGGGGATTATATCAGATtacggatgatatgaaacaaaagtgctacatctgggggacgagactgaaggaagatgcagatggcaatactaacgagtatgaggaaatgtgcactctgattggccaaggagaatacattttgatgagaatgcaccttgtatccctccaggcaaaaagtgatatagaatctcagataatattagaataa